The proteins below come from a single Melospiza melodia melodia isolate bMelMel2 chromosome 12, bMelMel2.pri, whole genome shotgun sequence genomic window:
- the LOC134423410 gene encoding serine/threonine-protein kinase PAK 1-like isoform X2, with product MKSHHSFLPFCFCFLAQCLQGLDFLHANDVIHRDVKSDNILLRTDGSVKLADFGLATQLTPEQSRRCSVTGTPWWMAPEVVTGQPYGPKVDIWSFGIVGIEMIEQEPPYLGESSGTATYLIATVGTPQLRQPKLLSALLRDFLSCCLQTDEEQRWSAKELLQHPFVTSAKPPFILAQVINSVKKTNNPKL from the exons atgaaatcacaccactcatttttgcccttctgtttctgttttctcgctcagtgcctgcaaggactggattttcttcatgcaaacgatgtgatccatcgagacgtgaagagtgacaacatccttctcagaacggacggttctgtcaaactgg ctgattttggcctcgctactcagctcacccctgagcagagcagacggtgctcggtaaccgggactccttggtggatggcgcctgaagtggtgacaggtcaaccatatggccccaaagtggacatatggtcttttggaattgtgggaattgaaatgatagaacaagaacctccttacttgggcgaaagttctggcacg gctacatacctgatagccacagtagggactccacagctgcggcagcccaagctcctctcggctttgctgcgtgacttcctgagctgctgcctgcagacagacgaggagcagcgttggtctgccaaggagctcctgcag catccatttgtaacttcagccaagccaccattcatcctggcacaagtcatcaactcagtgaagaagacgaataaccctaaactctaa
- the LOC134423410 gene encoding serine/threonine-protein kinase PAK 1-like isoform X1 — protein sequence MKSHHSFLPFCFCFLAQCLQGLDFLHANDVIHRDVKSDNILLRTDGSVKLADFGLATQLTPEQSRRCSVTGTPWWMAPEVVTGQPYGPKVDIWSFGIVGIEMIEQEPPYLGESSGTATYLIATVGTPQLRQPKLLSALLRDFLSCCLQTDEEQRWSAKELLQLKSHLSGLQGLCWSSELIRMGAEEFQQAIFGRDGRLL from the exons atgaaatcacaccactcatttttgcccttctgtttctgttttctcgctcagtgcctgcaaggactggattttcttcatgcaaacgatgtgatccatcgagacgtgaagagtgacaacatccttctcagaacggacggttctgtcaaactgg ctgattttggcctcgctactcagctcacccctgagcagagcagacggtgctcggtaaccgggactccttggtggatggcgcctgaagtggtgacaggtcaaccatatggccccaaagtggacatatggtcttttggaattgtgggaattgaaatgatagaacaagaacctccttacttgggcgaaagttctggcacg gctacatacctgatagccacagtagggactccacagctgcggcagcccaagctcctctcggctttgctgcgtgacttcctgagctgctgcctgcagacagacgaggagcagcgttggtctgccaaggagctcctgcag ttgaagagtcatctgtccgggcttcaagggttatgctggagtagtgaactgattaggatgggagcagaagagtttcagcaggcaatttttggaagagatggaaggctcttgtga